The Blastococcus sp. HT6-4 genome window below encodes:
- a CDS encoding branched-chain amino acid ABC transporter permease: MSESTATATRGAHPSGVDPQPAGGGRSRLPSLLKPLLLAAFLVVLLVLPLYVEEFWLRTGFAVCGAIVGAIGLNLLVGNSGQLSLAHAFFLAVGAVSYVYVSGEPGGLGVAELGGLGLPPIIGMIVGVLLAGLAGLIFSPLAARLRGIYLGVASLALVFIGIHVLNSWTEVTGGFNGRAAPSFSLFGFTFGNRDPELYVLGVPFREAERLWYLGLVLALAAYVFARNLLRSRPGRALQTQRDSEVAASVMGVNVQGYKARIFLVSSMYAGLAGVMYALSIGSIAPESFGLELSILYLAMIVLGGLGSVNGAVLGAIFVSALPLVFQRYADLIPFVGRGEGGLAAGEAARFLFGAAIVLVILFEPAGLAGIGRRITGRFRRPGGRITQRPPDTPSRSTEPTPSDPPAQGSTT; this comes from the coding sequence GTGTCTGAGTCGACGGCGACGGCGACACGGGGGGCGCACCCGTCGGGGGTCGATCCGCAGCCGGCGGGTGGTGGCCGGTCACGGCTGCCATCCCTGCTCAAGCCCCTGCTGCTCGCCGCGTTCCTGGTGGTGCTGCTGGTCCTGCCGCTGTACGTGGAGGAGTTCTGGCTGCGAACCGGGTTCGCCGTCTGCGGCGCGATCGTGGGTGCGATCGGCCTGAACTTGCTGGTGGGCAACAGTGGTCAGCTCTCCCTCGCCCATGCCTTCTTCCTCGCCGTCGGGGCGGTCAGCTACGTCTACGTCTCCGGGGAGCCGGGCGGTCTGGGCGTCGCCGAGCTCGGCGGCCTGGGCCTGCCGCCGATCATCGGGATGATCGTGGGCGTGCTGCTGGCCGGCCTCGCGGGGCTGATCTTCAGCCCCCTCGCAGCCCGGCTGCGCGGGATCTACCTCGGTGTGGCGTCGCTGGCGCTGGTGTTCATCGGCATCCACGTCCTCAACAGCTGGACCGAGGTCACCGGCGGGTTCAACGGGCGGGCGGCGCCGAGCTTCTCCCTGTTCGGCTTCACCTTCGGCAACCGGGACCCCGAGCTGTACGTCCTGGGCGTGCCGTTCCGGGAGGCGGAGCGGCTCTGGTACCTCGGGCTCGTCCTGGCGCTGGCGGCCTACGTGTTCGCCCGCAACCTGCTCCGCAGCCGCCCGGGCCGGGCCCTGCAGACCCAGCGGGACAGCGAGGTCGCGGCATCGGTGATGGGCGTCAACGTCCAGGGCTACAAGGCCAGGATCTTCCTGGTGAGCTCGATGTACGCCGGGCTCGCCGGGGTGATGTACGCCCTGTCCATCGGGAGCATCGCGCCGGAGTCCTTCGGCCTCGAGCTGTCGATCCTCTACCTCGCCATGATCGTCCTGGGCGGCCTCGGCTCGGTGAACGGGGCCGTGCTGGGGGCGATCTTCGTCAGCGCACTGCCGCTGGTCTTCCAGCGGTACGCCGACCTGATCCCCTTCGTGGGTCGCGGCGAAGGCGGACTGGCGGCCGGCGAGGCGGCCCGCTTCCTGTTCGGCGCAGCCATCGTCCTGGTGATCCTCTTCGAGCCCGCCGGCCTCGCCGGTATCGGCCGGCGCATCACCGGCCGATTCCGTCGCCCCGGAGGGCGCATCACCCAGCGACCACCCGACACACCCAGCCGTTCCACCGAACCCACCCCGTCAGACCCACCGGCACAAGGGAGCACCACGTGA
- a CDS encoding MFS transporter, protein MIWKRAVFALFAVAAGTNVPTPLLLVYQERLGLSAEVLTALFGCYAAGLVPALLLAGPLSDRLGRRRVAIPGIVLSALASLAFAAAGDSLALLFAARFLQGVVSGIVFSVGSAWVGELSVASGEGAGGRRAAFAMTAGFSLGPLTSGLLGQYAPAPTVLPYLVHTALVAVGLAFALRLPETVELRDGRRTGTDGAPAAPLIRPGDGFLVLTVLAPVAVCVYAFPSTIISAVPLLVDLPYGGVAVTGVLAGVTLGAGTVVAGLQRRLGRWTAVVGTGLGTLGLGSAAVFAETGALPWLIAAAPLLGAGGGLCLAAGLTLTARLAPPARLGALTSLFLACAYLGFAAPFVMAVAARATSAALPLAVAAAATALLAARLLPVARTGRL, encoded by the coding sequence GTGATCTGGAAGCGCGCCGTGTTCGCGCTCTTCGCCGTGGCGGCGGGCACCAACGTCCCGACCCCGTTGCTGCTGGTCTACCAGGAACGGCTGGGCCTCTCGGCAGAAGTGCTCACCGCGCTGTTCGGCTGCTACGCCGCCGGGCTCGTCCCCGCCCTCCTGCTGGCCGGGCCGCTGTCGGACCGGCTGGGCCGGCGCCGGGTGGCGATCCCCGGCATCGTGCTCTCGGCGCTGGCGTCGCTCGCCTTCGCGGCAGCGGGTGACTCGCTGGCGCTGCTGTTCGCCGCCCGGTTCCTGCAGGGCGTCGTCAGCGGCATCGTCTTCAGCGTCGGCAGCGCCTGGGTGGGCGAGCTGTCGGTGGCCTCCGGGGAGGGGGCGGGTGGGCGGCGGGCCGCCTTCGCCATGACCGCCGGCTTCTCGCTGGGCCCGCTGACCAGCGGCCTGCTCGGCCAGTACGCCCCGGCGCCGACCGTGCTGCCGTACCTCGTGCACACCGCGCTGGTCGCGGTCGGCCTGGCCTTCGCCCTCCGCCTGCCGGAGACGGTCGAGCTGCGCGACGGACGCCGCACCGGGACGGACGGGGCGCCCGCCGCGCCGCTGATCCGGCCGGGGGACGGCTTCCTCGTGCTGACCGTGCTGGCGCCGGTCGCGGTGTGCGTCTACGCCTTTCCGTCCACGATCATCTCCGCCGTCCCGTTGCTGGTGGACCTGCCCTACGGCGGCGTGGCGGTCACCGGCGTGCTGGCCGGCGTGACCCTGGGAGCCGGCACGGTCGTGGCCGGTCTCCAGCGCCGACTGGGGCGGTGGACCGCCGTCGTCGGCACCGGGCTCGGCACGCTCGGGTTGGGCAGCGCCGCGGTCTTCGCCGAGACCGGCGCGCTCCCCTGGCTGATCGCCGCCGCCCCGCTCCTCGGCGCCGGCGGCGGGCTGTGCCTCGCGGCGGGCCTCACGCTGACCGCCCGGCTGGCCCCGCCGGCCCGGCTGGGAGCCCTGACCTCGCTGTTCCTCGCCTGCGCCTACCTCGGCTTCGCCGCACCCTTCGTCATGGCGGTGGCCGCGCGGGCGACGTCGGCGGCCCTGCCACTGGCCGTGGCCGCCGCGGCCACCGCGCTGCTCGCCGCCCGGCTGCTGCCGGTCGCCCGCACGGGGAGGCTCTAG
- a CDS encoding branched-chain amino acid ABC transporter permease — protein MTQFLSLLLNGISLGALYALIALGFVIIFKSSEVVSFTHGSLLLLGAYSIARLSETIGFLPAVLVGIAITAAAAFVIERLIINRLRGAAVISLAIVTIGVDIILLTELIRRIGSDILNVPHPWGGQSFRVGSIGLSQNRLIAFLIAAVLIAAFFAAFKYSSWGIAMRASAEDGETAALMGIRQGRVSALAWVVAGVLAAVAALFLVGSPTPGVSPTAYAVALRAFPAAILGGLDSTGGALVGGLLIGIAEALAAGYQDQLLFLGRGFSAVVPFIVMIAVLMFRPSGLFGTKELTRV, from the coding sequence GTGACGCAGTTCCTCTCCCTGCTCCTCAACGGGATATCCCTCGGCGCGCTCTACGCCCTCATCGCCCTGGGGTTCGTGATCATCTTCAAGTCGAGCGAGGTCGTGAGCTTCACCCACGGCTCGCTGTTGCTGCTCGGCGCCTACTCCATCGCGCGGCTCTCGGAGACGATCGGGTTCCTGCCGGCCGTCCTCGTGGGCATCGCCATCACGGCGGCCGCGGCTTTCGTGATCGAACGCCTGATCATCAACCGGCTCCGGGGGGCCGCCGTGATCAGCCTGGCCATCGTCACCATCGGCGTCGACATCATCCTGCTCACCGAGCTGATCCGGCGGATCGGCTCGGACATCCTCAACGTGCCGCACCCGTGGGGCGGGCAGTCGTTCCGGGTCGGGAGCATCGGGCTCAGCCAGAACCGGCTGATCGCGTTCCTCATCGCGGCGGTCCTCATCGCCGCGTTCTTCGCGGCCTTCAAGTACTCCAGCTGGGGCATCGCGATGCGCGCGTCGGCGGAGGACGGCGAGACGGCGGCGCTGATGGGCATCCGGCAGGGACGGGTCTCCGCACTCGCGTGGGTGGTCGCCGGCGTGCTCGCCGCCGTCGCGGCGTTGTTCCTCGTGGGCTCGCCCACCCCGGGCGTCAGCCCGACGGCCTACGCCGTCGCCCTCCGCGCCTTCCCGGCGGCGATCCTCGGGGGCCTCGACTCGACAGGGGGTGCGCTCGTGGGCGGGCTCCTGATCGGCATCGCCGAGGCATTGGCCGCCGGCTACCAGGACCAGTTGCTGTTCCTCGGCCGTGGGTTCAGCGCCGTCGTCCCGTTCATCGTGATGATCGCGGTCCTCATGTTCCGGCCCTCGGGCCTGTTCGGGACGAAGGAGCTCACCCGTGTCTGA
- a CDS encoding ABC transporter substrate-binding protein, protein MRLSKRSTGVTMLAATVVLAATGCSTRAPESSGGGGGGAAAGDVTTDVGVEGETITLGVLTDLTGVFAALGNDITNANSLFWENNQVCDTYDVELEIQDTGYVPQQGVQLYSGMQDSILAMQQTIGSPINTALAPEYEADQIVNFPSAWSKTLTQIPGTGVVGATYDVEIANGYDYMFREGLLQEGDTVGHIYFEGEYGANGLEGTRAVAEEMGLEVIEAQIKATDQDMSAQITQFNSAGVDMIALTVAPGQTASVATVAAAQGLDVPILGSNPVFAPGLLQGPAAEWLKTHLYVASPVSAFDAHPELLQQYQEAYPDAVPSLGVVVGFGMSEMMKQVLDQACENGDLTREGVLTAFQELEEVDTGGLVVPIRGFELGQSPSLQSFILQPADVPGGATVLEDAFEGEFAAGIAG, encoded by the coding sequence GTGAGACTGAGCAAGCGTTCGACCGGCGTCACGATGCTGGCCGCCACCGTCGTCCTGGCCGCCACCGGCTGCAGCACCAGGGCGCCGGAGTCCTCGGGTGGCGGCGGCGGAGGAGCAGCCGCCGGCGATGTCACGACCGACGTCGGGGTCGAGGGCGAGACCATCACCCTCGGGGTGCTCACCGACCTGACCGGCGTCTTCGCCGCGCTGGGCAACGACATCACCAACGCCAACAGCCTGTTCTGGGAGAACAACCAGGTCTGCGACACCTACGACGTCGAACTCGAGATCCAGGACACCGGCTACGTCCCCCAGCAGGGCGTCCAGCTCTACAGCGGGATGCAGGACAGCATCCTGGCCATGCAGCAGACGATCGGCTCGCCCATCAACACGGCACTGGCGCCCGAGTACGAGGCGGACCAGATCGTCAACTTCCCCTCCGCCTGGTCGAAGACGCTCACCCAGATCCCGGGCACGGGCGTCGTGGGGGCCACCTACGACGTCGAGATCGCCAACGGCTACGACTACATGTTCCGAGAGGGGCTCCTGCAGGAGGGCGACACGGTCGGCCACATCTACTTCGAGGGCGAGTACGGCGCGAACGGGCTCGAGGGCACCAGGGCCGTCGCCGAGGAGATGGGCCTCGAGGTCATCGAGGCGCAGATCAAGGCGACCGACCAGGACATGAGCGCGCAGATCACCCAGTTCAACTCGGCCGGTGTCGACATGATCGCGCTCACCGTGGCCCCGGGGCAGACGGCCTCGGTGGCGACCGTCGCCGCGGCGCAGGGGCTCGACGTGCCGATCCTGGGCAGCAACCCCGTCTTCGCGCCCGGGCTGCTCCAGGGCCCGGCCGCCGAGTGGCTGAAGACTCACCTGTACGTGGCGTCGCCGGTGTCGGCCTTCGACGCCCACCCGGAGCTGCTCCAGCAGTACCAGGAGGCATACCCCGACGCCGTCCCGAGCCTGGGCGTCGTCGTCGGCTTCGGCATGAGCGAGATGATGAAGCAGGTGCTGGACCAGGCCTGCGAGAACGGCGACCTCACCCGTGAGGGCGTCCTGACGGCGTTCCAGGAGCTGGAAGAGGTCGACACCGGCGGTCTCGTCGTGCCGATCCGGGGCTTCGAGCTCGGCCAGTCGCCGAGCCTGCAGAGCTTCATCCTCCAGCCGGCCGACGTGCCCGGTGGTGCCACCGTCCTGGAGGACGCCTTCGAGGGCGAGTTCGCCGCCGGCATCGCCGGCTGA
- a CDS encoding Ig-like domain-containing protein: MIAAGALVALAGCSGEDAGGSAVPTSAAAEPASVDIAVADGAVDVSPVVPLEIAVTGGELTEVAVTDITGATVPGALADDTTGDDETQVWEPETPLSYGSSYTVTATATNEDDKETTERSTFGTVTPETLSTPAIGPLDGQTVGVGMPIRVWFDDPVADKAAVESHLTVTSSTPTDGVWNWFSDSEVHFRPSTYWPANTEVTLDADLYGVDFGDGVWGEKDRSVSFSVGDRHVSVADAATHTMAVHDGDELVQTFPMSAGGPEFPSRNGPHVVTEMNRHRVMDSSTYGTPVDSPNGYRTPVEFAVRLNDNGEFVHAAPWSVEQQGRENVSHGCINLSTERAKWFYEFSRPGDVVEIVNSTGPTLSAADGAIYDWAIPWDEWRAGSALT; the protein is encoded by the coding sequence ATGATCGCCGCCGGGGCGCTGGTCGCCCTGGCCGGGTGCAGCGGGGAGGACGCCGGCGGCTCCGCCGTGCCGACCAGCGCTGCCGCCGAGCCGGCGAGCGTCGACATCGCGGTCGCCGACGGAGCGGTGGACGTCTCACCCGTGGTCCCGCTGGAGATCGCCGTGACCGGCGGCGAGCTCACCGAGGTGGCGGTCACCGACATCACCGGCGCCACGGTGCCCGGCGCGCTGGCCGACGACACCACCGGGGACGACGAGACCCAGGTCTGGGAGCCGGAGACGCCGCTGTCGTACGGCAGCAGCTACACCGTGACGGCCACGGCCACCAACGAGGACGACAAGGAGACGACGGAGCGGTCGACGTTCGGGACGGTCACCCCGGAAACGCTGTCGACCCCGGCGATCGGACCCCTCGACGGCCAGACCGTCGGCGTCGGGATGCCGATCCGGGTCTGGTTCGACGATCCGGTGGCCGACAAGGCCGCCGTCGAGAGTCACCTGACGGTCACGAGCAGCACCCCGACCGACGGCGTCTGGAACTGGTTCAGCGACAGCGAGGTGCACTTCCGCCCCTCCACGTACTGGCCGGCGAACACCGAGGTCACCCTCGACGCCGACCTCTACGGCGTCGACTTCGGCGACGGCGTGTGGGGGGAGAAGGACCGCTCGGTCTCCTTCTCGGTCGGTGACCGGCACGTCTCGGTCGCCGATGCGGCCACGCACACCATGGCGGTCCACGACGGCGACGAGCTGGTCCAGACCTTCCCGATGAGCGCCGGTGGCCCCGAGTTCCCGAGCCGGAACGGCCCGCACGTGGTCACCGAGATGAACCGGCACCGGGTCATGGACTCGAGTACCTACGGCACGCCGGTCGACAGCCCGAACGGCTACCGGACGCCGGTGGAGTTCGCCGTCCGGCTCAACGACAACGGCGAGTTCGTGCACGCCGCCCCCTGGTCGGTGGAGCAGCAGGGACGGGAGAACGTCTCCCACGGCTGCATCAACCTCTCCACCGAGCGGGCGAAGTGGTTCTACGAGTTCTCCCGGCCCGGCGACGTCGTGGAGATCGTCAACTCCACAGGGCCGACGCTCTCGGCCGCCGACGGCGCCATCTACGACTGGGCGATCCCGTGGGACGAGTGGCGGGCCGGCAGCGCCCTGACGTGA
- a CDS encoding ABC transporter ATP-binding protein, producing MLSIDSLHVTYGGAVQAVRGVSMDVPDGKVVAVLGSNGAGKSTLLRTISGTLRLHRGKIESGSLSFDGTDLASRDPAQAVRLGLVQVPEGRRIFGRLTVEENLRAGGMGNRDKAAKAKAQDRVYDMFPVLKERSSQRGALLSGGEQQMLAIGRALMASPKLLLLDEPSLGLAPRIIGQIGEVIAEINRQGTSVLLVEQNATMALGVADLAYVLDVGEVSLSGDARQLSQTDEVQRLYLGHDGGDSGEPRRRMASGKTLSRWTA from the coding sequence GTGCTGAGCATCGATTCCCTCCACGTCACCTACGGCGGCGCCGTCCAGGCCGTGCGCGGGGTGTCCATGGACGTGCCCGACGGCAAGGTCGTCGCCGTGCTCGGCAGCAACGGCGCCGGGAAGAGCACCCTGCTGCGCACCATCTCGGGCACGCTGCGGCTGCACCGCGGCAAGATCGAGTCCGGGAGTCTGAGCTTCGACGGCACCGACCTCGCCTCTCGCGACCCGGCCCAGGCGGTGCGCCTCGGCCTCGTGCAGGTGCCCGAGGGGCGGCGCATCTTCGGCCGCCTCACGGTGGAGGAGAACCTGCGGGCCGGCGGGATGGGGAACCGGGACAAGGCCGCCAAGGCGAAGGCCCAGGACCGGGTCTACGACATGTTCCCGGTCCTCAAGGAGCGCAGCTCGCAGCGCGGGGCGCTGCTGTCCGGTGGTGAGCAGCAGATGCTGGCCATCGGCCGGGCGCTGATGGCCAGTCCCAAGCTGCTCCTGCTCGACGAGCCCTCGCTCGGCCTGGCCCCGCGGATCATCGGTCAGATCGGTGAGGTCATCGCCGAGATCAACCGGCAGGGCACGTCGGTCCTGCTCGTCGAGCAGAACGCGACCATGGCGCTGGGGGTGGCCGATCTGGCCTACGTGCTCGACGTCGGGGAGGTGTCCCTCTCCGGCGACGCGCGACAGCTGTCCCAGACCGACGAGGTCCAGCGGCTGTACCTCGGTCATGACGGCGGCGACTCCGGTGAGCCGCGGCGGCGCATGGCCTCGGGCAAGACGCTCTCGCGGTGGACGGCATGA
- a CDS encoding ATP-grasp domain-containing protein — translation MTRGDSDARWFVAVEVHVRSSAARPEFGAGERLDAPGVAQLESARLRGLRTAVLTRDRAFYGDDLDWLVDHWIDCDTGNAAAIAAAAGSLTGVVAALTSSVDGFSGPAAAAARALGLRGPTPGTPALAHDEAAVRRALTAAGIPGVRWAEVSAADAELDAPVGYPCLVMPVDGGTGWDVGLVSDDSELRAVAARHRARHCYGRALRPRHRLIVEEVTRGPRFSADGFVDEDGPVVLAWSERVMAAPPHHTELAVTATTQPPGAGVADAVRSWLAAVGYDFGPFHVEFVMGSGGPRLVMFRPRVVDAGAHHCVDRVSGVDTVDLWVARLLGERPASGAVGGPVGASTQMFLTSQVIGRVRAVSGVRDVGCIPGLVVAEVFTDIGSPAMPPTCSRERLGHVLTVGETPEQSRRRAATALDTICVEIDELVPA, via the coding sequence GTGACCAGGGGCGATTCCGACGCCCGGTGGTTCGTGGCGGTCGAGGTGCACGTGCGCTCGTCGGCGGCGCGGCCGGAGTTCGGGGCGGGCGAGCGGCTGGACGCACCCGGGGTGGCGCAGCTCGAGAGCGCCCGTCTCCGCGGGTTGCGGACGGCGGTGCTCACCCGGGATCGCGCCTTCTACGGCGACGACCTCGACTGGCTCGTCGACCACTGGATCGACTGCGACACCGGGAATGCGGCCGCGATCGCCGCAGCGGCCGGCTCCCTGACCGGGGTGGTCGCCGCCCTCACCAGCTCGGTGGACGGGTTCTCCGGTCCGGCCGCCGCTGCGGCGAGGGCGCTCGGGCTGCGCGGCCCCACCCCCGGCACGCCGGCGCTCGCGCACGACGAGGCGGCCGTCCGTCGCGCCCTGACCGCTGCCGGGATCCCCGGGGTCCGCTGGGCGGAGGTGTCGGCGGCGGACGCGGAACTCGACGCGCCGGTCGGCTACCCGTGCCTCGTCATGCCGGTGGACGGCGGCACCGGCTGGGACGTCGGGCTGGTCTCCGACGACTCGGAGCTCAGGGCGGTCGCGGCCCGGCACCGCGCCCGCCACTGCTACGGCCGGGCGCTGCGACCGCGGCACCGGCTGATCGTCGAGGAGGTCACCCGCGGACCGCGCTTCTCCGCCGACGGTTTCGTCGACGAGGACGGTCCGGTGGTCCTCGCCTGGTCGGAGCGGGTCATGGCCGCGCCGCCGCACCACACCGAGCTCGCCGTGACGGCGACGACGCAGCCGCCCGGGGCGGGGGTCGCGGACGCCGTCCGGTCGTGGCTGGCCGCGGTCGGGTACGACTTCGGCCCGTTCCACGTGGAGTTCGTCATGGGCTCGGGCGGCCCGCGGCTGGTCATGTTCCGCCCGCGCGTGGTCGATGCCGGCGCCCACCACTGCGTCGACCGGGTCAGCGGCGTCGACACGGTGGACCTGTGGGTCGCGCGGTTGCTGGGTGAGCGTCCCGCATCCGGCGCGGTGGGGGGTCCGGTGGGCGCGAGCACCCAGATGTTCCTCACCTCTCAGGTGATCGGCCGGGTTCGGGCCGTGTCCGGCGTCCGGGACGTGGGCTGCATCCCCGGACTCGTCGTGGCGGAGGTGTTCACCGACATCGGCAGCCCGGCAATGCCGCCGACCTGCAGCCGCGAGCGGCTGGGTCACGTCCTCACCGTCGGCGAGACGCCGGAGCAGTCCCGGCGGCGCGCCGCGACCGCCCTCGACACCATCTGCGTGGAGATCGACGAGCTCGTCCCCGCCTGA
- a CDS encoding ABC transporter ATP-binding protein: MTAPHAAGSHAAGARAVGSDTRSDIPPVEVDNVSVRFGAITALSEVSFTVAPGSIHAIIGPNGAGKSTMFNVLSGVYKADEGQVRFGDARLDQMRPYKIAGIGVARAFQNIALSSTQSVAENLMLGRHHLTKAGFLAAGLRLPRATREGKIHGARVAEIAEFLELGDKLHTPVGVLSYGDQKRVEVARALCTEPRLLLLDEPVAGMNAEETDRMADAILEIRSALGISIVLVEHDMGMVMSLADRVTVLDFGRRIADGTPAEVQNDPEVIRAYLGSGDEENPADAAAHHHPSDTPGATS, encoded by the coding sequence ATGACCGCCCCACACGCCGCCGGGTCACACGCCGCCGGAGCTCGTGCCGTCGGGTCGGACACCCGATCGGACATCCCACCGGTCGAGGTCGACAACGTCAGCGTCCGGTTCGGGGCGATCACGGCCCTGTCGGAGGTGTCCTTCACGGTCGCGCCCGGCTCGATCCACGCGATCATCGGCCCGAACGGCGCCGGGAAGTCGACGATGTTCAACGTTCTGTCCGGGGTCTACAAGGCCGACGAGGGGCAGGTCCGGTTCGGTGATGCCCGGCTGGACCAGATGCGTCCGTACAAGATCGCCGGCATCGGGGTCGCCCGCGCGTTCCAGAACATCGCCCTCTCCAGCACCCAGTCGGTGGCGGAGAACCTGATGCTGGGCCGTCACCACCTGACCAAGGCCGGTTTCCTGGCCGCCGGCCTGCGGCTTCCGCGGGCGACGCGGGAGGGGAAGATCCACGGCGCCCGCGTGGCCGAGATCGCGGAGTTCCTCGAGCTCGGCGACAAGCTGCACACGCCCGTCGGGGTGCTCTCCTACGGCGACCAGAAGCGGGTGGAGGTGGCCCGAGCGCTGTGCACCGAGCCGCGACTGCTCCTGCTCGACGAGCCGGTGGCGGGCATGAACGCCGAGGAGACCGACCGGATGGCCGACGCCATCCTCGAGATCCGGTCGGCGCTCGGGATCTCCATCGTCCTGGTCGAGCACGACATGGGAATGGTCATGTCGCTGGCCGACCGCGTCACCGTCCTGGACTTCGGCCGCCGGATCGCGGACGGCACTCCCGCCGAGGTGCAGAACGATCCCGAGGTGATCCGCGCCTACCTCGGCTCCGGCGACGAGGAGAACCCCGCCGACGCCGCCGCCCACCACCACCCCTCCGACACACCTGGGGCGACCTCGTGA